The following proteins are encoded in a genomic region of Vulpes vulpes isolate BD-2025 chromosome X, VulVul3, whole genome shotgun sequence:
- the ASMT gene encoding acetylserotonin O-methyltransferase: MSSPEEQAFRLLTEYSNGFMVSQVLFAACELGVFDLLAEAPEPLGAAAVAARLGTSSHGTELLLDTCVSLKLLQVETKTGKALYQNTELSSIYLVRASPKCQGNMLRYLARTTYLCWGHLTQAVRDGRNQYLEAFGVPSDQLFSAIYRSEDERLLFMRGLQDVWSVSGRPVLGAFDLSPFPLICDVGGDHVAVNTCWGARRSHFPSTCHLSCAFPGCSGALAKECTSLYPACRVTVFDTPEVVRTAEKHFSFPEAARISFCEGDFFKDPLPEADLYLLARVLHDWTDERCSRLLARIRRACKPGGGVLVIESLLAADGRGPLTAQLYSLNMLVQTEGRERTPAQYRALLAAAGFRHVQCRRTGGLYDAILATR; this comes from the exons ATGAGTTCCCCGGAGGAACAGGCGTTCCGTCTGCTGACCGAGTACTCAAACGGTTTCATGGTGTCCCAG GTTCTGTTTGCTGCCTGTGAGCTGGGCGTGTTTGACCTTCTCGCCGaggccccggagcccctgggCGCGGCAGCGGTGGCTGCACGGCTGGGCACCAGCTCCCATGGGACAGAGCTCCTGCTGGACACCTGCGTGTCTCTGAAGCTACTTCAGGtagaaacaaaaacaggaaaag CTTTATATCAAAACACAGAGCTCTCCAGCATCTACCTGGTGAGGGCCAGCCCCAAGTGCCAGGGCAACATGCTGCGGTACCTGGCCAGGACGACGTACCTGTGCTGGGGTCACCTGACCCAGGCCGTGAG GGACGGCAGGAACCAGTATCTGGAGGCATTCGGGGTTCCCTCCGACCAGCTCTTCAGCGCAATCTACAG GTCCGAGGACGAGCGGCTGCTGTTCATGCGAGGCCTGCAGGACGTCTGGAGTGTCAGCGGGAGGCCTGTGCTGGGCGCCTTCGACCTGTCCCCATTCCCGCTCATCTGCGACGTTGGGGG TGACCATGTGGCCGTCAACACCTGCTGGGGCGCACGCCGCTCGCATTTCCCGTCCACCTGTCACCTTTCGTGTGCGTTTCCAGGCTGTTCTGGGGCTCTGGCCAAGGAGTGCACGTCTCTGTACCCCGCGTGCCGGGTCACCGTTTTCGACACGCCCGAAGTGGTGCGGACGGCAGAGAAGCACTTCTCATTCCCGGAGGCAGCGCGGATCAGCTTCTGTGAAG GAGATTTCTTTAAAGACCCGCTTCCGGAGGCGGATCTGTACCTCCTGGCGAGGGTCCTGCACGACTGGACGGATGAGCGGTGCTCGCGCCTGCTGGCGAGGATCCGTCGTGCCTGCAAACCAG GCGGCGGCGTCCTGGTCATCGAGAGCCTCCTGGCCGCGGACGGCCGGGGCCCGCTGACGGCGCAGCTCTACTCGCTGAACATGCTGGTGCAGACGGAGGGCCGCGAGCGCACCCCCGCCCAGTACCGCGCGCTCCTGGCTGCCGCCGGCTTCCGCCACGTCCAGTGCAGGAGAACCGGGGGCCTGTACGACGCCATCCTGGCCACGCGCTAG